In the genome of Chiroxiphia lanceolata isolate bChiLan1 chromosome 17, bChiLan1.pri, whole genome shotgun sequence, one region contains:
- the CBLN4 gene encoding cerebellin-4 has translation MGWRLLPAVLLALALGGPAAWAQNDTEPIVLEGKCLVVCDSNPAPDAKGSSSSPLGISVRAANSKVAFSAVRSTNHEPSEMSNKTRIIYFDQILVNVGNFFTLESVFVAPRKGIYSFNFHVIKVYQSQTIQVNLMLNGKPVISAFAGDKDVTREAATNGVLLYLDKEDKVYLKLEKGNLVGGWQYSTFSGFLVFPL, from the exons ATGGGCTGGCGGCTGCTGCCCGCCGTCCTGCTCGCCCTGGCGCTGGGCGGCCCCGCCGCGTGGGCGCAGAACGACACGGAGCCCATCGTGCTGGAGGGCAAGTGCCTGGTGGTCTGCGACTCCAACCCGGCCCCCGACGCCAAGGGCTCGTCCTCGTCCCCGCTGGGCATCTCCGTGCGCGCCGCCAACTCCAAGGTCGCCTTCTCGGCCGTGCGGAGCACCAACCACGAGCCCTCCGAGATGAGCAACAAGACGCGCATCATCTACTTCGACCAG aTCCTAGTAAATGTGGGCAATTTTTTCACGTTGGAGTCTGTCTTTGTAGCACCAAGAAAAGGAATTTACAGTTTCAATTTCCACGTAATTAAAGTCTATCAGAGTCAAACAATTCAG GTTAATTTGATGCTGAATGGAAAGCCAgtcatttctgcttttgctgggGACAAGGATGTCACACGTGAAGCTGCCACTAATGGAGTCCTGCTCTATCTGGACAAGGAGGATAAGGTTTACCTGAAACTGGAGAAAGGTAATCTGGTCGGTGGATGGCAGTATTCTACGTTTTCTGGCTTTCTGGTCTTTCCCCTGTAA